Proteins encoded in a region of the Zea mays cultivar B73 chromosome 2, Zm-B73-REFERENCE-NAM-5.0, whole genome shotgun sequence genome:
- the LOC103646365 gene encoding uncharacterized protein — protein MCADSRSKQQRETAGAQDAEQQRHGSAGDTEQQRQRSRWAADPSARSSGRGAAEARSSWRSTGSVRPVGRRAGEDPSAWRRPARLPAPARGALEIHPPGEDAAASACLDKTGRPPCFRRIRPRRQ, from the coding sequence ATGTGTGCGGATTCAAGGAGCAAGCAACAGCGCGAGACGGCCGGAGCTCAGGACGCCGAGCAGCAGAGGCATGGATCCGCTGGAGACACAGAGCAGCAGAGGCAGCGGAGTCGCTGGGCCGCGGATCCGTCCGCCCGGAGCTCAGGCCGCGGAGCAGCAGAGGCACGGAGCAGCTGGAGATCGACCGGATCCGTCCGCCCGGTAGGCCGCCGCGCCGGTGAAGATCCATCCGCCTGGAGAAGACCGGCACGCCTGCCTGCTCCAGCTCGAGGAGCGCTGGAGATCCACCCGCCTGGAGAAGACGCTGCCGCGTCTGCCTGCCTGGACAAAACCGGCAGGCCGCCGTGCTTTCGAAGAATCAGGCCGCGGCGCCAGTGA